In Paracoccaceae bacterium Fryx2, a single genomic region encodes these proteins:
- the rsmG gene encoding 16S rRNA (guanine(527)-N(7))-methyltransferase RsmG has product MTVHAAESLAALNVSRETILRLEKLVTLMRKWNPAINLVSKSTLEDAWTRHVLDSAQIYALADQPVQHWGDLGSGGGFPGLVVACIASELHPGMRMTLVEADQRKATFLREASRTLGIAPDIRAERVESLAPLRADVISARALAPLEKLCALTLPHLAPGGAALFLKGASHAAEVEAARKTWHFDLENWSSATDPKAVILKVKGLAHV; this is encoded by the coding sequence ATGACCGTTCACGCTGCCGAGTCCCTGGCCGCCTTGAATGTTTCACGTGAAACAATCCTGCGGCTGGAGAAGCTGGTCACCCTGATGCGCAAGTGGAACCCGGCGATCAATCTGGTGTCGAAATCCACGCTGGAGGACGCCTGGACCCGCCATGTTCTCGATTCGGCGCAGATCTATGCCCTTGCAGACCAACCGGTGCAGCATTGGGGCGATCTGGGCAGCGGCGGCGGGTTTCCAGGGCTGGTGGTTGCCTGCATCGCGTCTGAGCTTCACCCGGGAATGCGGATGACGCTGGTCGAGGCCGACCAGCGCAAGGCCACATTCCTGCGGGAAGCCAGCCGGACACTCGGCATCGCCCCGGACATCCGGGCCGAACGGGTCGAATCGCTGGCGCCGCTGCGGGCAGACGTGATTTCAGCGCGCGCCCTCGCACCGCTGGAAAAGCTGTGTGCGCTGACATTGCCACATCTGGCCCCGGGGGGCGCCGCGCTGTTCCTGAAAGGTGCCAGCCATGCCGCCGAGGTTGAGGCCGCCCGCAAGACATGGCACTTTGATCTGGAAAACTGGTCCAGCGCAACGGACCCCAAGGCCGTGATCCTGAAAGTGAAAGGGCTCGCCCATGTCTGA
- the rdgB gene encoding RdgB/HAM1 family non-canonical purine NTP pyrophosphatase, translated as MMRRFAGDRLLVATHNRGKLEEMAKLLEPFGIAVTSAGELGLPEPEETETTFIGNARIKAHAAAKATGLPALADDSGISIDALDGAPGVYTADWAETPAGRDFVLAMTRTWEKLEAANAPYPRRAQFRCTLVLAWPDGHDEVFEGVMPGQVVWPMRGNQGHGYDPIFQPDGFSVTFGEMDRWQKNQISHRADAFRKLVQGCFT; from the coding sequence CTGATGCGGCGCTTTGCGGGCGACCGGCTGCTGGTGGCCACCCACAACCGGGGCAAGCTGGAAGAGATGGCAAAGCTGCTGGAACCCTTCGGCATCGCCGTGACATCGGCGGGCGAACTGGGCCTGCCCGAGCCGGAGGAAACCGAGACGACCTTCATCGGCAACGCCCGCATCAAGGCCCATGCGGCGGCGAAAGCCACCGGCCTGCCCGCGCTGGCCGATGATTCCGGCATTTCGATCGACGCGCTCGACGGCGCGCCGGGCGTCTACACCGCCGACTGGGCCGAAACCCCGGCCGGGCGCGACTTCGTGCTGGCGATGACCCGGACATGGGAAAAGCTGGAGGCAGCGAACGCCCCCTACCCCCGCCGCGCGCAGTTCCGCTGCACGCTGGTGCTGGCCTGGCCCGATGGCCATGACGAGGTGTTCGAGGGCGTGATGCCCGGCCAGGTCGTCTGGCCGATGCGCGGCAATCAGGGGCATGGCTATGACCCGATCTTCCAGCCCGACGGGTTTTCTGTAACTTTCGGCGAGATGGACCGCTGGCAGAAGAACCAGATCAGCCACCGGGCCGATGCGTTCCGCAAACTGGTGCAGGGGTGTTTCACATGA
- the hrcA gene encoding heat-inducible transcriptional repressor HrcA encodes MSQPSKLLSEMNDRSREVFRRVVEGYLASGDPVGSRTLTRSMSEPISAATIRNVMQDLEYLGLLDSPHTSAGRVPTQAGLRLFVDGLLEVGTLADEDREKIDATMGSNERDVATLLDKVGQALSGITKGASLVLAPKHEAPIKHIEFVSLGPDRALVVLVFADGHVENRVFSPPPGQTPSSMREAANFLNALAEGKTLSELRLTMGGEILRRRREIDSLARALVESGLALWENAGEPSERLIVRGRANLLDGGTEAQDVERIRRLFDDLERTRDIAEFLELTEEGDGVRIFIGSENKLFSLSGSSLVVSPYMNADRKIIGAVGVIGPTRLNYGRIVPIVDYTAQLVGRLVSGRSAK; translated from the coding sequence ATGTCGCAACCCTCCAAGCTTCTGTCCGAAATGAACGACCGCTCGCGCGAGGTCTTCCGCCGCGTGGTCGAAGGCTATCTGGCGTCGGGCGATCCGGTGGGGTCGCGCACCCTGACACGGTCGATGTCAGAGCCGATCAGCGCCGCCACCATCCGCAACGTGATGCAGGATCTGGAGTATCTCGGGCTGCTGGACAGCCCGCACACCTCGGCCGGGCGGGTGCCGACCCAGGCCGGGCTGCGGCTGTTCGTCGACGGCCTGCTGGAGGTCGGCACCCTGGCCGACGAGGACCGCGAGAAGATCGACGCCACCATGGGCTCGAACGAGCGCGACGTGGCGACGCTGCTCGACAAGGTGGGGCAGGCGCTTTCGGGCATCACCAAGGGGGCGAGCCTGGTTCTGGCGCCCAAGCACGAGGCGCCGATCAAGCATATCGAGTTCGTCAGCCTCGGCCCCGACCGCGCGCTGGTGGTGCTGGTGTTTGCCGATGGTCATGTGGAAAACCGGGTATTCAGCCCGCCGCCCGGCCAGACGCCGTCCTCGATGCGCGAGGCGGCGAATTTTCTCAACGCACTGGCCGAGGGCAAGACCCTTTCGGAGTTGCGCCTGACGATGGGCGGCGAAATCCTCCGGCGGCGGCGCGAGATCGATTCGCTGGCGCGGGCGCTGGTGGAGAGCGGATTGGCATTGTGGGAGAATGCGGGCGAGCCTTCGGAGCGGCTGATCGTGCGCGGCCGGGCCAATCTGCTCGATGGCGGCACCGAAGCGCAGGACGTGGAACGAATCCGCCGCCTGTTCGACGATCTGGAACGCACGCGCGACATTGCGGAATTTCTGGAACTGACCGAGGAAGGCGACGGGGTGCGCATATTTATCGGGTCGGAGAACAAGTTGTTCTCACTTTCGGGTTCCTCTCTGGTGGTGTCTCCCTATATGAACGCGGATCGGAAGATCATCGGTGCGGTGGGGGTCATTGGCCCGACGCGGTTGAACTATGGCCGCATCGTCCCGATCGTCGACTATACCGCGCAGCTTGTCGGTCGGCTGGTGTCCGGGCGCAGTGCGAAATGA
- the rph gene encoding ribonuclease PH, with amino-acid sequence MRPSGRKLSEMRPITMETGVMKHAEGSCLIKMGETHVLCSATIEDKAPPFLKNTGLGWVTAEYGMLPRATHSRNRREAASGKQSGRTQEIQRLIGRALRAGVDRSALGERQIVIDCDVLQADGGTRCASITGGWVALRIAVNKLMKTGAIVSDPIIDHVAAVSCGIYAGQSVLDLDYAEDSTAGTDGNFILTGRGRLIEVQMSAEGATFSRAEMGELLDLSEAGAEALVAAQKAATA; translated from the coding sequence ATGCGCCCCTCTGGTAGAAAACTAAGTGAAATGCGCCCGATTACAATGGAGACGGGCGTGATGAAACACGCCGAGGGTTCCTGCCTGATCAAGATGGGCGAAACCCACGTGCTGTGCTCGGCCACCATCGAGGACAAGGCGCCGCCGTTCCTGAAGAATACCGGCCTCGGCTGGGTCACCGCCGAATACGGCATGTTGCCGCGCGCCACCCATTCGCGCAACCGGCGCGAGGCGGCCTCGGGCAAGCAGTCGGGCCGCACGCAGGAGATTCAGCGCCTGATCGGCCGGGCCCTGCGCGCCGGGGTGGACCGCTCCGCCCTGGGCGAACGCCAGATCGTGATCGACTGCGACGTGCTGCAGGCCGATGGCGGCACCCGCTGCGCCTCGATCACCGGCGGCTGGGTCGCCCTGCGCATCGCGGTCAACAAACTGATGAAAACCGGGGCGATCGTCTCCGACCCGATCATCGACCATGTCGCCGCGGTATCCTGCGGCATCTATGCCGGGCAATCGGTGCTGGACCTTGATTATGCCGAGGATTCCACCGCCGGCACCGACGGCAATTTCATCCTGACCGGGCGCGGCCGCCTGATCGAGGTGCAGATGTCTGCCGAGGGCGCCACCTTCTCGCGTGCCGAGATGGGCGAACTGCTCGACCTGTCGGAAGCCGGGGCAGAGGCGCTGGTGGCGGCGCAGAAAGCGGCGACCGCCTGA
- a CDS encoding RidA family protein, which produces MKRISTGSPFEATMGYSRAVVKGGWCFVSGVTGYDYATMAMPEGVAAQAENCFATIRGVLAGADFEMADIVRVQYTLTDAGLVDAVVPVLGAELGEVRPAATMVIAGLIRPEMLIEIEVTAFKG; this is translated from the coding sequence ATGAAACGGATCTCGACCGGATCGCCGTTCGAGGCGACGATGGGCTACAGCCGCGCCGTGGTGAAGGGCGGCTGGTGCTTCGTCTCGGGCGTCACCGGCTACGACTACGCCACCATGGCGATGCCCGAAGGCGTGGCGGCGCAGGCGGAAAACTGCTTTGCCACCATCCGGGGCGTTCTGGCCGGGGCCGACTTCGAGATGGCGGACATCGTGCGGGTGCAATACACCCTGACCGATGCGGGCCTTGTCGATGCTGTCGTGCCGGTGCTGGGGGCGGAGCTTGGCGAGGTGCGCCCCGCCGCTACCATGGTGATCGCCGGCCTGATCCGGCCCGAGATGCTGATCGAGATCGAGGTCACCGCCTTCAAGGGATAG
- a CDS encoding YbaN family protein, with translation MRWLWKTCGLLALMLALAGLALPLLPTVPFLLLAAFCFARSSARLHDWLVGHPVLGPPIADWNRAGAIGRRAKVLASLSMLAAFGLSMALGVRPLILLVQALVLCAVALFIWSRPSA, from the coding sequence ATGCGCTGGCTTTGGAAAACCTGCGGTCTGCTTGCCCTGATGCTGGCGCTGGCGGGGCTCGCACTGCCGCTGCTGCCGACGGTGCCGTTCCTGCTGCTGGCCGCATTCTGCTTTGCCCGGTCATCGGCGCGTCTGCACGACTGGCTGGTGGGTCATCCGGTCCTCGGCCCGCCGATTGCCGACTGGAACCGGGCGGGCGCGATCGGGCGGCGGGCGAAGGTGCTGGCCAGCCTGTCGATGCTGGCTGCGTTCGGCCTGTCGATGGCACTGGGGGTGCGGCCGCTGATCCTGCTGGTTCAGGCGCTGGTGCTCTGCGCGGTGGCGCTGTTCATATGGAGCCGTCCCTCGGCATGA
- the hemW gene encoding radical SAM family heme chaperone HemW: MDDWRNGGFGLYLHWPFCQSKCPYCDFNSHVAARIDQRRWQAAYLAEIDRIGAETQGRMLGSVFFGGGTPSLMEPALVAAVLERVRATWPMANDPEITLEANPGSVEAGRFRGYRDAGINRISMGIQSLDDADLARLGRLHSVAEARAAFDIARNLFDRVSFDLIYARQDQTLAAWEAELREGLAMAADHLSIYQLTIEDGTAFGDRFARGGLRGLPDDDLAADFYDLTHEMTEAAGLPAYEVSNHARPGAESRHNLTYWRAGDYIGIGPGAHGRLTLDGRRLATEAPRAPGDWLTRVEAGTAGEGPRTEVAAPDQALEYLMMALRLREGIDLDRHARIGGVTIDASKINGLQGIGMVETAGSRLWATGRGRIVLNSVIAALAAG; encoded by the coding sequence ATGGACGACTGGCGCAACGGCGGCTTCGGGCTTTACCTGCATTGGCCGTTCTGCCAGTCGAAATGCCCCTACTGCGACTTCAACAGCCATGTCGCGGCCCGCATCGACCAGCGCCGCTGGCAGGCCGCCTATCTGGCCGAAATCGACCGGATCGGCGCGGAAACGCAGGGCCGCATGCTGGGTTCGGTGTTTTTCGGCGGCGGAACGCCCTCGCTCATGGAGCCGGCGCTGGTTGCGGCGGTGCTGGAGCGGGTGCGCGCCACCTGGCCGATGGCTAACGACCCCGAAATCACGCTGGAGGCAAACCCGGGGTCGGTGGAAGCCGGGCGCTTCCGGGGCTACCGCGATGCCGGGATAAACCGGATTTCCATGGGTATTCAATCACTTGATGATGCAGATCTTGCCCGCCTCGGGCGGTTGCACAGCGTCGCCGAGGCGCGTGCGGCATTCGACATTGCCCGCAATCTGTTCGACCGGGTCAGCTTCGACCTGATCTATGCCCGGCAGGACCAGACGCTGGCCGCGTGGGAGGCCGAACTGCGCGAGGGGTTGGCGATGGCCGCCGACCATCTGTCGATTTACCAGTTGACCATCGAGGACGGCACGGCCTTCGGTGACCGTTTCGCCCGGGGTGGGCTGCGCGGTCTGCCCGACGATGATCTGGCGGCCGATTTCTACGACCTGACGCATGAGATGACCGAGGCCGCCGGGCTTCCGGCCTATGAGGTGTCGAATCACGCGCGGCCGGGGGCGGAGTCGCGGCACAACCTGACCTATTGGCGGGCGGGCGACTATATCGGCATCGGCCCGGGGGCCCATGGTCGGCTGACGCTGGATGGCCGGCGCCTTGCCACCGAGGCCCCGCGTGCGCCGGGCGACTGGTTGACCCGGGTGGAGGCTGGAACAGCCGGCGAAGGGCCGCGAACAGAGGTGGCGGCGCCGGATCAGGCGCTGGAATACCTGATGATGGCGCTGCGTCTGCGCGAGGGGATCGACCTCGACCGCCATGCACGAATCGGCGGCGTGACAATTGATGCAAGCAAGATCAATGGGTTGCAGGGAATCGGCATGGTAGAGACAGCGGGATCGAGGCTTTGGGCGACCGGGCGGGGGCGGATCGTGCTGAACTCGGTGATTGCCGCACTGGCTGCGGGCTGA
- a CDS encoding ParA family protein — translation MSDPLRPRQPRIIAVANQKGGVGKTTTAINLAAGLSELGARVLLVDLDPQGNASTGLGIDPAHRKVTTYDLLIDDAPLTDVILPTRTGAVFICPANADLSSADMELVANEKRSFLLHDALRQPAMDGWGFDYILIDCPPSLSLLTINAMVACDSVLVPLQSEFFALEGLSQLMLTIREVRQTANAALRIEGVLLTMYDGRNNLSQQVENDARQNLGDLVFKTVIPRNVRVSEAPSFAMPVLSYDPASKGSEAYRALAAEIVSRHGIAAKHEEIAS, via the coding sequence ATGTCTGACCCGCTTCGCCCCAGGCAACCGCGCATAATCGCGGTTGCCAACCAGAAAGGCGGCGTGGGCAAGACCACGACGGCGATCAATCTCGCGGCCGGCCTGTCGGAACTTGGCGCGCGCGTCTTGCTGGTCGATCTGGACCCGCAGGGAAACGCCTCCACCGGCCTTGGCATCGACCCGGCGCACCGCAAGGTGACGACATACGACCTGCTGATCGACGATGCGCCGCTGACAGACGTCATCCTGCCGACCCGCACCGGTGCCGTGTTCATCTGCCCGGCCAATGCCGACCTTTCTTCGGCGGATATGGAGCTTGTCGCCAACGAAAAGCGCAGTTTCCTGCTGCATGATGCGCTGCGCCAGCCTGCAATGGATGGCTGGGGGTTCGATTACATCCTGATCGATTGCCCGCCGTCGCTCAGCCTATTGACAATCAACGCAATGGTGGCTTGCGATTCGGTGCTGGTGCCGCTGCAAAGCGAGTTCTTCGCGCTGGAGGGGCTGTCGCAGCTGATGCTGACGATCCGCGAGGTGCGTCAGACGGCCAACGCCGCGCTGCGAATCGAGGGCGTGCTGCTGACAATGTATGACGGGCGCAACAACCTGTCGCAGCAGGTGGAAAACGACGCGCGGCAAAACCTGGGGGATCTTGTGTTCAAGACGGTGATTCCGCGGAATGTGCGTGTCAGCGAGGCGCCTTCGTTCGCGATGCCGGTGTTGAGCTACGATCCGGCGTCGAAGGGCAGCGAGGCCTATCGCGCCCTCGCCGCGGAAATCGTTTCCCGGCACGGCATTGCCGCCAAACACGAGGAGATTGCATCGTGA
- the mutS gene encoding DNA mismatch repair protein MutS: MMAQYLEIKAHHPAAILFYRMGDFYEMFFDDATLAAEALDIALTRRGRHQGKDIVMCGVPAVAAEGYLLTLIRKGFRVAIAEQMEDPAEAKKRGSKSVVRREVVRLVTPGTLTEDSLLEARRHNFLAAFAEVRDEAALAWADISTGEFRVMPCPLPRLGPELARLSPREVLVADGREADLAPLIAEAGGAPTALARTSFDSTNAETRLRALFGVASLDAFGSFTRAEAAAMGALVDYLDLTQRGKLPLLRPPQRETPGGTMQIDAATRRNLEITAALSGGRDGSLLAAIDRTTTAAGARLLERRLSSPSRDLTVIAARLQTLRFLLDHSRLREDLRADLRRVPDIDRALSRLALDRGGPRDLAAIRAGLTQAEAIAARLPADAPPLLRNAASAMQGHAALIDLLDRALVAEPPLLARDGGFIAEAYDSGLDETRQLRDEGRAVIAAMQADYAAQTGIPGLKIKHNNVLGYFIETTATHAERMLAPPLSVTFIHRQTTAGQVRFTTLPLSEMETRILNAANHALALEKRHYTALRDAILDRAGPIGTAARALAEADLAAAFADLAAAENWVEPRIDDSRAFVVEGGRHPVVERALQKSGTQFVANDCALTPRDAPAIWLLTGPNMAGKSTFLRQNALIALLAQTGSFVPATAAHIGLVSQLFSRVGASDDLARGRSTFMVEMVETAAILNQADDRALVILDEIGRGTATYDGLSIAWATLEHLHDAIRCRALFATHYHEMTALSAKLTGVENATVTVKEWHGDVIFLHEVRRGAADRSYGVQVARLAGLPASVIDRAKVVLEALEAGDRQGGSRRQTLIDDLPLFRAAPPPAPQPAVTPDLERRLTEIHPDELTPMQALSLLYELRAIATRKP; this comes from the coding sequence ATGATGGCCCAGTATCTGGAGATCAAGGCGCATCACCCCGCCGCGATCCTGTTCTACCGCATGGGCGATTTCTACGAAATGTTCTTCGACGACGCCACGCTGGCCGCCGAGGCGCTGGACATCGCGCTGACCAGGCGCGGCCGCCATCAGGGAAAGGACATCGTGATGTGCGGCGTCCCGGCCGTCGCCGCCGAAGGCTACCTGCTGACGCTGATCCGCAAGGGCTTTCGCGTCGCCATCGCCGAGCAGATGGAAGACCCGGCCGAGGCGAAGAAGCGCGGCTCCAAGTCGGTGGTGCGGCGCGAGGTGGTGCGCCTTGTCACCCCCGGCACCCTGACCGAGGACAGCCTGCTGGAGGCGCGCCGCCACAACTTCCTCGCCGCCTTCGCCGAGGTGCGCGACGAGGCGGCGCTGGCCTGGGCCGACATTTCCACCGGCGAGTTTCGCGTGATGCCCTGCCCGCTGCCGCGCCTTGGCCCCGAGCTTGCCCGCCTTTCCCCACGCGAGGTGCTGGTGGCCGACGGGCGCGAGGCCGACCTGGCCCCGCTGATTGCCGAGGCCGGCGGCGCGCCGACCGCCCTTGCCCGCACCAGCTTCGATTCCACCAACGCCGAAACCCGGCTGCGCGCGCTGTTCGGCGTGGCCTCGCTGGACGCCTTCGGCAGCTTCACCCGTGCCGAGGCCGCCGCGATGGGCGCGCTGGTCGATTATCTCGACCTGACGCAGCGCGGCAAGCTGCCCCTGCTGCGCCCGCCCCAACGCGAAACGCCCGGCGGCACGATGCAGATCGACGCCGCCACCCGCCGCAATCTTGAAATCACCGCCGCGCTCAGCGGCGGCCGCGACGGCTCGCTGCTGGCGGCGATCGACCGCACCACCACCGCCGCCGGCGCCCGCCTGCTGGAACGCCGCCTGTCCAGCCCGTCGCGCGACCTGACCGTGATCGCGGCCCGCCTGCAAACCCTGCGCTTCCTGCTCGACCACAGCCGCCTGCGCGAAGACCTGCGCGCCGACCTGCGCCGCGTGCCCGACATCGACCGCGCCCTGTCGCGGCTGGCACTCGACCGGGGCGGCCCGCGCGATCTCGCGGCAATCCGCGCCGGGTTGACACAAGCCGAGGCCATCGCCGCCCGCCTGCCCGCCGACGCCCCGCCGCTGCTGCGCAATGCCGCCAGCGCGATGCAGGGCCATGCGGCGCTGATCGACCTTCTCGACCGCGCGCTGGTCGCCGAACCGCCGCTGCTGGCCCGCGACGGCGGCTTCATCGCCGAAGCCTATGACTCAGGCCTCGACGAAACCCGCCAGTTGCGCGACGAGGGCCGCGCGGTGATCGCCGCGATGCAGGCCGATTATGCCGCGCAGACCGGAATCCCCGGCCTGAAGATCAAGCACAACAACGTGCTGGGCTACTTCATCGAAACCACCGCCACCCATGCCGAACGGATGCTGGCGCCGCCCTTGTCGGTAACCTTCATCCACCGCCAGACCACGGCAGGTCAGGTGCGCTTCACCACCCTGCCATTGTCCGAAATGGAAACCCGGATTCTCAACGCCGCCAACCACGCGCTCGCGCTGGAAAAACGTCACTACACAGCGCTTCGTGACGCAATCCTCGACCGCGCAGGCCCCATCGGCACTGCCGCCCGCGCGCTGGCCGAGGCCGATCTTGCCGCGGCCTTTGCCGACCTTGCCGCCGCCGAAAACTGGGTCGAACCCCGCATCGACGACAGCCGCGCCTTCGTGGTCGAAGGCGGCCGCCACCCGGTGGTCGAACGCGCCCTGCAGAAATCCGGCACGCAATTCGTCGCGAACGACTGCGCCCTGACCCCCCGCGACGCCCCCGCCATCTGGCTGCTGACCGGCCCGAACATGGCAGGCAAATCCACCTTCCTGCGCCAGAACGCCCTGATCGCGCTGCTGGCCCAGACCGGCAGCTTCGTCCCCGCCACGGCAGCCCACATCGGCCTTGTCAGCCAGCTTTTCAGCCGGGTCGGCGCCTCGGACGACCTCGCGCGCGGCCGCTCGACCTTCATGGTGGAAATGGTCGAAACCGCCGCCATTCTCAACCAGGCCGACGACCGCGCGCTGGTGATCCTCGACGAGATCGGTCGCGGCACCGCCACCTACGACGGCCTCTCCATCGCATGGGCGACACTGGAACACCTGCACGACGCCATCCGCTGCCGCGCCCTGTTCGCCACCCATTACCACGAGATGACCGCGCTTTCCGCCAAGCTGACCGGCGTCGAGAACGCGACCGTCACCGTCAAGGAATGGCACGGCGACGTGATCTTCCTGCACGAGGTCCGCAGGGGCGCCGCCGACCGCAGCTACGGCGTGCAGGTCGCCCGCCTCGCGGGCCTGCCCGCCTCGGTGATCGACCGCGCCAAGGTGGTGCTGGAAGCCCTGGAAGCCGGCGACCGGCAGGGCGGCAGCCGCAGGCAGACCCTGATCGACGACCTGCCCCTGTTCCGCGCCGCCCCGCCCCCGGCCCCGCAGCCCGCCGTCACCCCCGACCTGGAGCGCCGCCTGACCGAGATCCACCCAGACGAACTGACGCCGATGCAGGCTTTGTCACTGCTTTACGAGTTGCGCGCCATCGCGACCCGCAAACCGTGA
- a CDS encoding ParB/RepB/Spo0J family partition protein has translation MEKKAERRGLGRGLSALMADINVDLVPQGSNLAQPAARRPDLLVPVEKLVPNPMQPRRDFPADALEDLAASIRQKGVIQPLIVRPIPGGDRFEIVAGERRWRAAQLAQLHELPVLVRDFDDTEVLEVAIIENIQRADLNPIEEAMGFRQLMDRFGHTQEKLAEALSRSRPHIANLLRLLNLPEDVQAYLRDGKLTAGHARALITTPNASDLARQVIARGLSVRETERLARGPAPTKAAQRPRGRPEKDADTRALEADLANNLGMSVKIDHEPGGEAGLLTIRYNTLDDLDLLCRVLSVMPRDGSI, from the coding sequence ATCGAGAAGAAAGCCGAACGGCGGGGCCTGGGGCGGGGATTGTCGGCGCTGATGGCGGATATCAACGTCGATCTCGTGCCGCAGGGCTCGAACCTCGCGCAGCCCGCGGCTCGGCGGCCCGATCTGCTGGTTCCGGTGGAAAAGCTCGTGCCGAACCCGATGCAGCCCCGCCGCGACTTTCCGGCCGATGCGCTGGAGGATCTGGCAGCCTCGATCCGCCAGAAAGGTGTGATTCAGCCGCTGATCGTGCGCCCGATTCCGGGCGGCGACCGGTTCGAAATCGTCGCGGGCGAACGGCGCTGGCGGGCGGCGCAACTGGCGCAGTTGCACGAACTGCCCGTTCTGGTGCGCGATTTCGACGATACCGAGGTGCTGGAAGTCGCGATCATCGAGAACATCCAGCGCGCCGACCTGAACCCGATCGAAGAAGCGATGGGGTTCCGGCAGTTGATGGACCGATTCGGCCACACCCAGGAAAAGCTGGCCGAAGCCCTGTCCCGCAGCCGCCCCCATATCGCCAACCTCTTGCGATTGCTCAATCTTCCTGAGGATGTGCAGGCCTATCTGCGCGATGGCAAACTGACGGCCGGGCACGCGCGGGCGCTGATCACCACGCCGAACGCGTCCGATCTGGCCCGGCAGGTGATTGCCCGCGGCCTGTCGGTGCGCGAGACGGAACGACTGGCCAGGGGCCCCGCGCCGACCAAAGCCGCGCAGCGACCGCGGGGCCGCCCGGAGAAGGACGCCGACACGCGGGCGCTGGAGGCCGATCTGGCGAACAACCTCGGCATGTCGGTCAAGATCGACCATGAACCGGGCGGCGAGGCGGGCCTGTTGACCATCCGATACAACACGCTCGACGATCTGGACCTGCTGTGCCGCGTGCTGTCGGTCATGCCGAGGGACGGCTCCATATGA
- a CDS encoding nucleotide exchange factor GrpE, with the protein MTQDQAEPRDIGIDGIEDYIAAEELDALRAERDELRDRFMRALADAENARKRGERDRREAEQYGGSKLLRDMLPVYDNLTRALAVSSDEQRTAAGALIEGVELTLRELRQVLAKHGVTTVAPQIGDAFDPQQHQAMFEAPLPGTKAGQIIQVMTEGFVLHDRLLRPAQVGVSSNTQG; encoded by the coding sequence ATGACCCAGGATCAGGCTGAACCGCGTGATATCGGGATCGACGGGATCGAGGATTACATCGCCGCCGAGGAACTCGACGCCCTGCGGGCCGAGCGCGACGAGCTGCGCGACCGCTTCATGCGGGCGCTGGCCGATGCCGAGAACGCCCGCAAGCGCGGCGAACGCGACCGGCGCGAGGCCGAGCAGTATGGCGGCTCGAAGCTTCTGCGCGACATGCTGCCGGTCTATGACAACCTGACGCGGGCGCTGGCGGTGTCGAGCGATGAGCAGCGCACCGCGGCCGGCGCGCTGATCGAAGGGGTCGAACTGACGCTCCGCGAATTGCGGCAAGTGCTTGCCAAGCACGGCGTAACGACGGTCGCGCCGCAGATCGGCGATGCCTTCGACCCGCAGCAGCATCAGGCGATGTTCGAGGCACCGCTGCCGGGCACCAAGGCCGGGCAGATCATCCAGGTGATGACCGAGGGCTTCGTGCTGCACGACCGCCTGCTGCGCCCGGCGCAGGTGGGTGTTTCGTCCAATACCCAGGGGTAG